The genomic interval GCTGGCGGTGCATCTGGTGAAGCTTATATGGCTGAACAAGATGGGCAAAAATTATTTTTAAAAAGAAACTCAAATCCTTTTATCGCAGCTTTATCTGCAGAAGGCATTGTACCTAAATTAGTTTGGACTAAGCGGATAGAAACTGGAGAAGTTGTAACCGCACAACATTGGAAGAACGGGCGTGAACTTACTTTCGAAGAGATGAATCAAACAAGAGTAGCAAAACTGCTTAAAAAGATTCATAGCTCTAAAACGCTTTTGACAATGTTGAAGCGTATGGAAATGGAACCTATAACTCCAGATATTTTATACCAAAAAATCAATACTTCGCTTTCAAGACAAGTGCTTTCACATCATGTAATTAGAAAAGCATTAACTTATCTTGAAGAACATAAGCCTAATTTAGACCCTCGCTTTTATACAGTAGTTCATGGTGATGTAAACCATAACAATTGGTTATTGTCAGATCATGATGAATTATATCTAGTGGATTGGGAAGGTGCGATGTTAGCAGATCCAGCGATTGATATCGGTATGCTGCTTTACAATTACGTTCCTCAAAGTGAATGGTCTGAATGGCTTGAAAAGTACGGGGCAAAAGAATCTCTAGATTTAAGCAAACGTATGAAATGGTATACAGTAATTCAAGCTATTGGATTAGTAGAGTGGAATGAAGAACAAAAACGCTATAAAGATATGAATATTTGGCTGAAATTCTTAAATGAAGTAATGAACAGCAACGTATTTATTTGAGGAGAATTATCAAATGAGATTAAGAAATAAACCTTGGGCAGAGGATTATTTACGCAAACATAATACAGTTGTGGATCTTGATGGTACTCATGCTGGTAAGATGTCTGAGTGGTTTGAAAAAGATCAACCTATTTATATAGAAGTCGGCTCTGGCATGGGACAGTTCATTACAGAACTAGCTGCACAACAGCCGGAAGTTAACTTTGTATCGTTAGAACGAGATAAAAATGTTATGATTCGCGTTTTGGATAAAGTATTGGAAAAAGATTTGCAAAATATTAAATTAATCTGCAATGATGCTATGGAATTAACAGATTATTTCAAAGATGGCGAAGTAGATCGTGTCTATTTGAATTTTTCAGATCCATGGCCAAAAAAACGACATGCGAAACGCCGTTTGACTTATCGTTCATTTCTAGCTTTATATAAAGCGATTTTAAAAGATGAAGGTGAAATACATTTTAAAACGGATAATCGCGGACTATTCGCTTATAGTCTAGAAAGCATGTCTCAATTCGGAATGTATTTTACAAAAATTAATTTAAACCTTCACGATGAAGATGATGAAGACAATATCGAAACTGAATATGAACGGAAATTTGCTGATAAAGGATCACGTATTTATCGTATGGAAGCAAAGTTCCATTAAATAATGAACTGCATTCAAAATGAATGCAGTTTTTTGATTTGATGAATTTGAAATTCGATAATACAAGCCATATACTTAAATTAACTAGATTCAAATGGAGGGGTATTATGAAATTAGGGAATTTTCAGATCCATTATTTGAATGGTGGCATGACAAATATGGATGGCGGTACGATGTTTGGTGCTGTTCCAAAACCATTATGGTCACGTAAATTAGAACCAAATGATAAAAATCAGGTCAGAATGTCTACACATCCTATCCTTGTTCTGACTGAAGATAAAAACATTTTAATTGATACTGGTTTAGGAAATGGTAAATTGACTGACAAACAAAAGCGTAATTCTGGCGTTGAGAATGAAAGCTTTGTAAAAAAAGAATTAGCGGATTATAATCTTTCACCTGAAGATATAGATATTGTGTTGATGACACATATGCATTATGATCACGCTGCTGGATTAACAGACAATGAAGGTCATGCTCAATTTCCGAATGCAATTCATTATATCCAGCAAGATGAGTGGCATGAGTTCAATGCACCTAATATTAGAAGTAAAGCTACATATTGGCCGCAGAACCAAGGAGATTATAAAGAGAATGTCATATTATTTGAAAATGACATAGAGCCCTATCCTGGTATTAAAATGCAGCATACAGGCGGTCATAGTTTCGGCCATAGTATCATAACGATTGAAAGTAATAATGAACATGCTGTGCATATGGCAGATATCTTCCCATCACATGCACACTCTAATCCGCTATGGTTAACTTCATATGATGATTATCCAATGCAAAGTATTCGTGAAAAAGAGCGATTGATACCTTATTTTATCCAAAATGACTATTGGTTCTTGTTTTATCATGATGCTGATTATTTTGCAGTTAAATATGATAAAAAAGATAAAACAATGAAGGATACGATTAAAAGATAATAAAAAACGATGCTTTCTTTTTTAAGAAAGCATCGTTGATTATTAAGTATTTAAGAACTAATGAATTATACTTCTTTTATATTAATAATCTTACCATTTGTTGCATCAGCAACAAATTCATAATTGCTGACTTTACCATGGTTTTCAGTAGTCACTCCGCCACGATATACTTCATATTCGATACCGTCTTGTTCAAAAGGCTGAGGTTCTGAGACGATGTATGACCCAGTTACATTCATAAAGTAACTTTTAACCTCTTCAATGAGTTTGAATGGGTTATACTTTTTAGTGCCTAGTATAGTGAGGTAAACTAATACACCGCTCACTAAAACTGTGATTGGTAAAACTAACAATAACCAAATTTTTTTTCGAGACATCTCAATTTATACCTCCACTTACGTTATATTAATATTCTATCATAAGTGAAGGGCATTAATGAATAAATAAGGAGGCTCCTTAATATGGACTTAACAAAAAATAAAACATTAAAACAAATGAAAATATTAACCGAATTCCACAGTGCGCCTGGATTTGAAAATGATTTGAAAGATTACATAAAAAGTGAGATGGAGCCATACGCAGACGATTTCGTTTATAACAAAATGGGTGGTTTTTACGCAGTTAAACGATCAGAAAATCCGAATGCTAAAAAAGTGATGATAGCTGCGCATATGGATGAAGTAGGCTTCATGATTACAAATATAACAGATAATGGAATGATTCAATTCACCAATTTAGGCGGTGTTGCAGCTGATATTTGGCAAGGTCAGAGATTAAAGGTTAAAAATCGCAATAATGAAATCGTAACTGGTGTTGTGGCAAGTATTCCAAAACATTTCAGATCGGGTAATGAAGGGTTGCCTGAAATCAAAGATTTAATGTTAGATATCGGAAGTGAATCAGCAGAGGAAGTTAGAAGCCAAGGTATTGAAATTGGTGATTCTATTGTACCTGACACTGAATTCATTCAACTTTCTGAATATCGATATGCAGGTAAAGCATGGGATAATCGTTATGGTTGTTTATTAGCAATAGAAATTTTAAAATTATTTAAAGACATAAAATTAGATGTTGATTTATATGTAGGTGCGAATGTGCAAGAAGAAGTTGGATTACGCGGCGCACGTGCAGCTGCTGAACAAATCGATCCTGATATTGCTTTTGTTGTGGATTGTTCGCCAGCAAATGATATGAAAGGTGCCCAGCAACTATCAGGTAAATTAGGCGGAGGCACGTTGATTCGTATTAAAGACGGCACAATGATTTTGAAACCATCATTTAGAGATTATCTGCTTCAATTATGTGATAAACAAAATATCAATCACCAATATTATATTTCACCAGGCGGCACTGATGGCGGTGAAATTCATAAAGCTAATAGTGGTATCCCTACAGCTGTAATTGGTGTATGTGCAAGATATATTCATAGTTCTGATTCAGTATTTGATATTCGCGATTACTATGCAGCGAGACAATTATTGTTTGAATCAGTCAAATCACTAGATAACGATCAAATCGAACGTTTACAATATTCTTAAACCCAGAAAGAAGATGAAAAAATGAAAACTTTAGAATCTGTTATGCAATTTGATGAATTAAAACAAGGTAAAACTGTATTTATGTTTACAGCTGATTGGTGCGTAGACTGCCGATTCATTAAACCCAGATTACCTGAATTAGAAGAGAATCATAAAAACTTTACTTTTGTATCAGTGGATAGAGAGCAGTTCATCGATTTATACGTTGAACTTGGTATTATGGGTATCCCTAGTTTTCTAGTATATGAAAATGGAGAACAAGTAGGTAGTTATGTGAGTAAAGATCGTAAAACAATTGAACAAATCGATGAATTTATAAATAATATTTAAATCAAAATACCCTTAGGAAATTATGTATTTTTTCTGTTCCTAAGGGTATTTTTACGGTAAACTATATAAAGGTATGTAATTAGGAGTGTTAAAATATGAATGTCTTTCAAATGAGAGATAAATTAAAAGAACGTTTAAAACATTTAAATGTGAATTTTTCATTTAATCGTGATGAAGATACGTTGCGCATTGCAAGAAAAGATAACGGGAAAGGCGTAACAATTAGATTAACACCGATTGTTGCCAAATATAATGATAAAAAAGAAACAATTGTTGATGAAATTGTTTATTATGTTACAGAAACGATTGAACAAATGAGCGAACAAGCTCAAAATGAAATACAAAATTTGAAAATTATGCCTGTAATGCGTGCAGCTAGTTTTGAAAAAGAAACGAAAGAAGGGCATAAGTTTGTTATAGATGAGCATACAGCTGAAACTAATATTTATTATGCTTTAGATTTAGGCAAATCGTATCGTTTAATCGATGAAAGCATGTTGAAACAGTTGAATGCTACGGCACAACAAGTGAAGGAAATGGCACTATTTAACGTTCGTAAGCTTGATACCACATATAAAACTGATGAAGTAAAAGGCAATATTTTTTACTTTATCAATACAAATGATGGTTATGATGCGAGCAGAATATTAAACACGCCGCTTCTTAACCAATTTGAAGAAAAAGCCGAAGGTGAGATGCTGGTTGCAATACCGCATCAAGATGTATTAATTATCGCAGATATTCGTAATAAAACAGGATATGATGTGATGGCGCATCTAACGATGGAATTCTTCACGAACGGTCTTGTTCCAATCACTTCA from Staphylococcus condimenti carries:
- a CDS encoding phosphotransferase family protein, translating into MEQFYQLGWTLDSAGGASGEAYMAEQDGQKLFLKRNSNPFIAALSAEGIVPKLVWTKRIETGEVVTAQHWKNGRELTFEEMNQTRVAKLLKKIHSSKTLLTMLKRMEMEPITPDILYQKINTSLSRQVLSHHVIRKALTYLEEHKPNLDPRFYTVVHGDVNHNNWLLSDHDELYLVDWEGAMLADPAIDIGMLLYNYVPQSEWSEWLEKYGAKESLDLSKRMKWYTVIQAIGLVEWNEEQKRYKDMNIWLKFLNEVMNSNVFI
- the trmB gene encoding tRNA (guanosine(46)-N7)-methyltransferase TrmB; translation: MRLRNKPWAEDYLRKHNTVVDLDGTHAGKMSEWFEKDQPIYIEVGSGMGQFITELAAQQPEVNFVSLERDKNVMIRVLDKVLEKDLQNIKLICNDAMELTDYFKDGEVDRVYLNFSDPWPKKRHAKRRLTYRSFLALYKAILKDEGEIHFKTDNRGLFAYSLESMSQFGMYFTKINLNLHDEDDEDNIETEYERKFADKGSRIYRMEAKFH
- a CDS encoding YtnP family quorum-quenching lactonase, with protein sequence MKLGNFQIHYLNGGMTNMDGGTMFGAVPKPLWSRKLEPNDKNQVRMSTHPILVLTEDKNILIDTGLGNGKLTDKQKRNSGVENESFVKKELADYNLSPEDIDIVLMTHMHYDHAAGLTDNEGHAQFPNAIHYIQQDEWHEFNAPNIRSKATYWPQNQGDYKENVILFENDIEPYPGIKMQHTGGHSFGHSIITIESNNEHAVHMADIFPSHAHSNPLWLTSYDDYPMQSIREKERLIPYFIQNDYWFLFYHDADYFAVKYDKKDKTMKDTIKR
- a CDS encoding M42 family metallopeptidase yields the protein MDLTKNKTLKQMKILTEFHSAPGFENDLKDYIKSEMEPYADDFVYNKMGGFYAVKRSENPNAKKVMIAAHMDEVGFMITNITDNGMIQFTNLGGVAADIWQGQRLKVKNRNNEIVTGVVASIPKHFRSGNEGLPEIKDLMLDIGSESAEEVRSQGIEIGDSIVPDTEFIQLSEYRYAGKAWDNRYGCLLAIEILKLFKDIKLDVDLYVGANVQEEVGLRGARAAAEQIDPDIAFVVDCSPANDMKGAQQLSGKLGGGTLIRIKDGTMILKPSFRDYLLQLCDKQNINHQYYISPGGTDGGEIHKANSGIPTAVIGVCARYIHSSDSVFDIRDYYAARQLLFESVKSLDNDQIERLQYS
- a CDS encoding thioredoxin family protein, with amino-acid sequence MKTLESVMQFDELKQGKTVFMFTADWCVDCRFIKPRLPELEENHKNFTFVSVDREQFIDLYVELGIMGIPSFLVYENGEQVGSYVSKDRKTIEQIDEFINNI
- a CDS encoding DUF1444 domain-containing protein; translated protein: MNVFQMRDKLKERLKHLNVNFSFNRDEDTLRIARKDNGKGVTIRLTPIVAKYNDKKETIVDEIVYYVTETIEQMSEQAQNEIQNLKIMPVMRAASFEKETKEGHKFVIDEHTAETNIYYALDLGKSYRLIDESMLKQLNATAQQVKEMALFNVRKLDTTYKTDEVKGNIFYFINTNDGYDASRILNTPLLNQFEEKAEGEMLVAIPHQDVLIIADIRNKTGYDVMAHLTMEFFTNGLVPITSLSLAYDKGHFEPIFILAKNNKAKKDNSPNVVQELSAVKDNKTNKNNKNDK